The following proteins are co-located in the Gossypium hirsutum isolate 1008001.06 chromosome A02, Gossypium_hirsutum_v2.1, whole genome shotgun sequence genome:
- the LOC107939341 gene encoding cytochrome P450 CYP749A22-like, protein MLNKLSIVLSRNLSNTRIPLFVKLQKPADMLEAEELAKGIQDCVSKIVKTREDKVVKGEADNFSIDFLGLLINAYHDTDENNKLSLEDLVDECKTVESWTAMQHGARSMLLSRPAAIELSSFCLAHTNGFWTK, encoded by the exons ATGTTGAACAAGTTGTCAATAGTTCTGAGCCGAAATCTTTCCAACACTAGAATTCCCTTATTCGT CAAGTTACAGAAACCTGCTGATATGCTAGAGGCAGAAGAGCTTGCAAAAGGAATACAGGACTGTGTGTCGAAGATTGTGAAAACGAGAGAAGACAAAGTTGTGAAGGGAGAGGCTGATAACTTTAGCATTGATTTTCTAGGATTACTTATAAATGCCTACCATGATACGGACGAAAATAACAAACTTTCATTGGAAGACTTGGTAGATGAGTGCAAAActgttgaaagctggactgcaatgcaacatggagccagaagcatgctactgtcgagaccagcagctatcgagctcagctcattttgcttggcGCACACGAATGGTTTTTGGACCAAATGA
- the LOC121216272 gene encoding uncharacterized protein, which produces MSFTPPPPPVFAGENYNIWAVKMRTYLQAHDLWNVVLNDTEPPPLRANPTIAQIRQHNEDCAKKYKAMSCLQSGVSDVIFTRLMACDTPKLAWDKLKEEFQGSDKTRQQQLINMRRDFENLKMKDSETIKQYADRIMATVNNIRLLGEEFSDQRVVEKVITTLPEKYEAKISSLEDSRDLLTIPLTELINALYAQEQRRANR; this is translated from the coding sequence ATGAGTTTTACACCACCTCCTCCACCTGTCTTTGCTGGAGAAAATTACAACATCTGGGCAGTAAAAATGAGAACATATCTGCAGGCACATGACCTGTGGAATGTTGTTCTCAATGACACTGAGCCACCACCACTAAGAGCTAACCCGACTATAGCCCAGATCAGGCAGCACAATGAAGACTGTGCCAAGAAGTATAAGGCTATGTCGTGCCTTCAAAGTGGAGTTTCTGATGTTATTTTCACAAGATTAATGGCTTGTGACACTCCAAAGCTGGCCTGGGACAAACTCAAGGAGGAGTTTCAGGGGTCTGACAAGACCAGGCAACAGCAGCTGATCAACATGAGAAGAGATTTTGAAAATCTCAAAATGAAGGACTCAGAAACCATCAAGCAGTATGCTGACAGAATCATGGCTACTGTCAACAACATAAGGCTGCTTGGGGAAGAATTCAGTGACCAAAGAGTGGTTGAAAAGGTCATAACAACCTTGCCAGAGAAGTATGAGGCAAAAATTTCTTCTCTGGAAGACTCAAGGGACTTGTTAACAATCCCTTTGACAGAGCTTATAAATGCTCTTTATGCTCAAGAGCAGAGAAGGGCAAATAGGTAG